One Saccharomyces kudriavzevii IFO 1802 strain IFO1802 genome assembly, chromosome: 7 DNA segment encodes these proteins:
- the EMC4 gene encoding chaperone EMC4 (similar to Saccharomyces cerevisiae EMC4 (YGL231C); ancestral locus Anc_3.552): MSQQEPYEWAKRLLDTKYIEKYSIQNSNTLPSPPGFEGGASKGNISKKQQDAVSQTTTVARKNQITTLQVQKAWQIALQPAKSIPMNIFMSYMSGTSLQIIPIMTALMLLSGPIKAILSTRSAFKPVSGNKETQSQVQTAMFMFIAFQGVLMYIGYRKLNSMGLIPNAKSDWLPWEKVVHYNHGSQWFSD, from the coding sequence ATGAGTCAACAGGAACCATATGAATGGGCTAAACGTCTATTGGACACCaaatatattgaaaaatacagcattcaaaattcaaacaCATTACCTTCGCCACCAGGATTTGAAGGCGGTGCTTCCAAAGGgaatatttcaaagaaacaacAAGATGCTGTCTCGCAAACCACTACTGTAGCTCGAAAGAACCAAATAACAACATTGCAAGTACAGAAAGCATGGCAAATTGCTTTACAACCAGCCAAATCTATTCcaatgaatattttcatgTCATATATGTCTGGTACATCTTTACAAATCATCCCCATAATGACCGCCCTTATGTTACTTTCCGGGCCCATCAAGGCCATTTTATCGACCAGAAGTGCATTCAAACCAGTATCAGGCAACAAAGAGACTCAAAGTCAAGTGCAAACTGCAATGTTCATGTTTATCGCTTTCCAGGGTGTTTTAATGTACATCGGTTACAGGAAATTGAATTCTATGGGACTCATCCCCAATGCTAAAAGCGACTGGCTACCTTGGGAAAAAGTTGTTCATTACAATCATGGATCACAATGGTTTTCCGATTGA
- the SKDI07G0350 gene encoding uncharacterized protein (similar to Saccharomyces cerevisiae YGL230C; ancestral locus Anc_3.551) has translation MGIIELSDKFLRELQAYSKRCLEYFLQLNSNKTDSSTELKGESNDDSKIVEKSDAVEDHNFSRINGLLSLISTKYHVLMQNKLLMFCIVACSFVCIIQFLFFIIYWTDVVPRKTQKAIDGLDYDYLTAYLKEQCVPYEIFLDHCIQYQPFLFNL, from the coding sequence atggGAATTATAGAACTGTCAGATAAATTTTTAAGGGAATTACAAGCATATTCAAAGAGGTGTCTTGAATACTTTCTTCAATTAAACTCTAACAAGACAGATTCTTCAACTGAATTGAAGGGAGAGAGTAATGATGATTCAAAAATCGTCGAAAAATCCGATGCGGTAGAAGACCACaacttttcaagaataaatgGGTTGCTTTCGCTGATAAGCACGAAATATCATGTTTTGATGCAAAACAAATTGTTGATGTTTTGCATTGTCGCCTGCTCCTTCGTTTGCATCAtacaatttcttttctttataattTATTGGACAGACGTCGTACCTCGAAAGACACAAAAAGCAATAGATGGCCTAGACTATGACTACCTAACAGCTTATTTAAAGGAGCAGTGTGTTCCCTATGAGATATTTCTCGACCATTGTATTCAGTATCAACCCTTTCTGTTTAATTTATAG
- the SEC15 gene encoding Rab GTPase-binding exocyst subunit SEC15 (similar to Saccharomyces cerevisiae SEC15 (YGL233W); ancestral locus Anc_3.554) encodes MDQEGQPLLSKEFQQVLLATASGNNSSWTERTVSNNESTDAVKHDLTLGQNEVFDLDPLSFDKWVPFLRNTLDKNQLDPVIDELENSVEDNFQGLELQLLQDSQINDKLETSIDEIANIQDMVQDTLSSEISKFQMKLSESANELIVKKQMYVNNKKISLKISEATILITKVVRILELSSRCQELITERKFFKVLQNLDSLEKLYLQEFKNYNFQFLIEIYNSIPFLQKVTKDECINLIRNSLNSNLGKNLIKVGQEFMAIYENELLPQWLETRTKMKLTNFKFNSPVEISMRDETSLAKLNLNEFFQLDDFHDSIMIFQSLNELNSLSSEFSKEYELRKTKLLYPLIWKKNKTVTYQMNSLLRGTGASPGVAGHDASSDDVFTQSLSLPFLQDYFLKILGFLLYDINLNKATEFTLVNNDYNSTNEFWDGLMDRLSPYLKYFIDEKLETETDMIKFKDFLCLCVAILENFKLNIEPLYKILVSIFEKFCSVSLRAFNDEFQILLNDDDFMPLSINDKTLYDKVLKICWMKEDEHLHLPDPTSEEPFSVILPFSPLYPMTCTLAKKTYSRITAFLSIFYRHELHTLNNILIKAMDDIFNDIVNKKIRSKLESTSREEIAQILINLDYFIIAAKEFSNFMTRENILQNSDMEIQLSSIKHLAESRKLAETKLIELIDSKISDILETIEIDWQTREIRQDPDISIIDLAQFLEMMFASTLQNLPYSVQTLLIFREFDSLTRQFMDILLHDTPSIITHESIINFEIDINYLKGIIPRIFPSTPGIIDSNGYQSPMTPSTPTFPNANSVDAPTLFENNIKSLEATFMELKQCIELLKAQGKGYNEPEIRLRKYSRIRKEDAALLLSKIERSATSKDGANNDDNSTMDSSSIFNPESANGTDSNASRIAKFFNRS; translated from the coding sequence ATGGATCAAGAAGGCCAGCCATTGCTTTCAAAAGAGTTTCAACAGGTTCTACTGGCTACAGCATCCGGAAACAATTCATCATGGACGGAAAGGACTGTTTCCAACAATGAAAGCACTGACGCAGTGAAACACGATCTCACGCTGGGACAGAACGAAGTCTTTGATTTAGATCCCTTGTCTTTTGATAAATGGGTACCCTTTTTAAGAAATACACTCGATAAAAACCAATTGGACCCCGttattgatgaattggAGAACTCTGTTGAAGATAACTTCCAAGGCCTGGAATTGCAATTATTACAAGACTCACAGATAAACGATAAACTGGAAACATCGATAGACGAGATTGCAAACATTCAAGATATGGTTCAAGATACTTTATCCAGCGAAATATCCAAGtttcaaatgaaattaaGCGAATCAGCCAATGAACTAATTGTCAAAAAACAAATGTATGttaataacaaaaaaatatcactaAAAATATCTGAAGCCACCATCTTGATCACTAAAGTTGTTAGAATCTTAGAATTATCAAGCAGATGCCAAGAGTTGATCACTgaaaggaaatttttcaaagtcttACAAAACCTGGATAGTttagaaaaattgtatTTACAAGAATTTAAGAACtataattttcaatttttaaTTGAAATTTACAACTCTATACCTTTTTTGCAGAAAGTTACAAAGGACGAATGTATCAACCTGATAAGAAACTCTCTGAATTCGAATCTAGGGAAAAACCTGATAAAAGTGGGGCAAGAATTCATGGCAATTTACGAAAACGAGTTGTTGCCGCAGTGGCTTGAAACTAGAACCAAAATGAAACTGACgaatttcaaattcaattcACCTGTGGAGATTTCCATGAGGGACGAAACTTCTTTGGCAAAGCTAAACTTGAAcgaatttttccaattggACGACTTTCACGATTCTATTAtgattttccaaagtttaAACGAACTGAACTCTCTCTCTAGTGAGTTTAGTAAGGAATATGAATtaaggaaaacaaaactgTTGTACCCATtaatttggaagaagaataaaactGTTACTTATCAGATGAATTCGTTATTACGCGGCACTGGTGCCTCTCCGGGTGTTGCTGGTCATGATGCTTCTTCAGATGATGTGTTTACACAGAGTTTAAGTTTACCGTTTTTACAggattattttttgaagattctCGGGTTCTTATTGTATGATATTAACTTAAATAAAGCCACCGAATTTACCCTTGTTAATAATGACTATAACTCCACGAATGAATTCTGGGATGGACTTATGGATAGATTGTCGCCATATTTGAAGTATTTCATCGACGAAAAGCTTGAAACGGAGACGGATATGAttaaattcaaagattttctttgtctttgtGTTGcaattttggaaaactttAAATTGAACATCGAACCTCTCTACAAAATCTTGGTTTCGATTTTTGAGAAATTCTGCTCTGTATCCTTGAGGGCCTTCAACGATGAGTTTCAAATTTTGTTAAATGACGACGATTTCATGCCCCTGTCGATCAACGACAAGACATTATATGACAAAGTTCTAAAGATTTGCTGGATGAAGGAAGACGAACATCTCCACTTGCCGGACCCAACGAGCGAAGAACCATTTTCCGTGATTCTACCTTTCTCTCCATTATACCCGATGACATGCACCCTGGCCAAAAAAACGTACTCTAGAATAACCGCGTTCTTATCCATATTTTATCGCCATGAATTACACACTCTgaataatattttaattAAAGCAATGGATGATATATTCAATGACATtgttaataaaaaaatccGCTCTAAACTTGAAAGTACCtcaagagaagaaattgcACAGATTTTAATTAATTTGGATTACTTCATTATAGCAGCAAAAGAATTTAGTAATTTTATGacaagagaaaatattttacaaaacTCAGATATGGAAATACAATTATCATCGATCAAGCATCTTGCAGAAAGCAGAAAGCTAGcagaaacaaaattaaTTGAACTAATCGATTCTAAGATATCAGATATTCTCGAAACGATAGAGATTGACTGGCAAACAAGGGAGATAAGACAAGATCCTGATATTTCCATTATTGATCTGGCGCAATTCTTAGAAATGATGTTTGCTAGCACGTTACAAAACCTACCATACAGTGTTCAAACACTGTTGATTTTCCGTGAATTTGATTCTCTAACAAGACAGTTTATGGATATATTATTGCATGATACACCAAGTATAATTACACATGAGAGCATaataaattttgaaattgacaTCAACTATTTAAAGGGCATTATTCCTAGGATTTTTCCTTCTACACCGGGTATTATAGATAGTAATGGGTACCAGTCACCCATGACGCCTTCGACACCCACATTTCCAAATGCAAACAGTGTTGACGCTCCAacattatttgaaaataatattaaatCATTGGAGGCTACATTCATGGAATTGAAGCAGTGTATAGAGTTACTGAAGGCTCAAGGCAAAGGCTACAATGAACCGGAAATAAGAttaagaaaatattcaagaatcAGAAAGGAAGATGCGGCTCTCTTATTAAGCAAGATTGAACGCTCTGCAACATCTAAAGATGGAGCTAACAATGACGATAATAGCACTATGGATAGTAGCAGCATATTCAACCCTGAGTCAGCGAATGGTACAGACTCCAATGCAAGCAGGATTGcgaaattttttaatagatcttga
- the TAN1 gene encoding putative tRNA acetyltransferase (similar to Saccharomyces cerevisiae TAN1 (YGL232W); ancestral locus Anc_3.553), producing the protein MGEKRKPDDWNAKSQKKKKFKVSSGFLDPGTSGIYATCSRRHERQAAQELQLLFEEKLQQMYGDMKDGEGESGDNEEEEELSIEDQIKRELREIKGEDSSKDSSSGGMKRKDPLAFIDLNCECVTFCKTRKPIVPEEFVLDIMKDLADPKNMVKRTRYVQKLTPITYSCNAKMEQLIKLANLVIGPHFHDPSKVKTGYKFAVEVTRRNFNTIERMDIINQVVKLVNKEGSEFNHTVNLKDYDKLILVECFKSNIGMCVVDGDYKTKYRKYNVQQIYESKFQKNDGEDVK; encoded by the exons ATGGGTGAGAAACGTAAACCTGATGATTGGAATGCCAAAtctcaaaagaagaaaaaa TTTAAAGTATCTTCCGGATTTTTAGATCCTGGCACGTCTGGAATATATGCAACCTGTTCTAGAAGACATGAACGCCAGGCTGCTCAAGAACTGCAGCTTTTATTTGAGgaaaaacttcaacaaaTGTATGGAGATATGAAGGATGGTGAAGGTGAAAGTGGGGAcaatgaagaggaagaagaactaTCAATTGAAGACCAAATTAAAAGGGAATTGCGGGAAATCAAAGGTGAAGATTCAAGCAAGGACTCGTCATCAGGAGggatgaaaaggaaggaCCCTTTAGCTTTCATTGATTTGAACTGTGAATGTGTGACGTTCTGTAAAACCAGAAAACCGATCGTTCCTGAAGAATTCGTGCTAGACATTATGAAAGATTTAGCGGATCCCAAAAATATGGTTAAGCGTACTAGATATGTTCAAAAACTGACGCCGATAACGTATTCCTGCAATGCAAAAATGGAACAACTGATCAAATTGGCTAACTTGGTGATTGGGCCACACTTTCATGATCCTTCTAAAGTGAAGACAGGTTATAAATTTGCTGTGGAAgtaacaagaagaaatttcaacaCAATCGAAAGAATGGATATTATCAATCAAGTTGTCAAATTAGTCAATAAAGAAGGTTCTGAGTTCAATCATACCGTGAACTTGAAAGACTATGATAAATTGATTCTCGTGGAATGCTTCAAGAGCAACATCGGTATGTGTGTAGTTGACGGAGACTATAAGACCAAGTATCGCAAATATAACGTTCAGCAAATTTATGAATCCAAGTTCCAAAAGAATGATGGTGAAGATgtaaaataa